A window of Cryptococcus tetragattii IND107 chromosome 5, whole genome shotgun sequence genomic DNA:
AGAAGTAGCTAGTAAGGAGTTTGTGGATGAATTGTCAGCCCTCATTAAAGCAACAGTAAGCGAAAGTGGCTTCTGCCCTATATGGTCATTACTAAGCTCTGTCACAGATGACTAGCCCGGAAGTCAAGCAGATGCTCATCAAGTACTTTCAGCAATGGGCCATTGCTTTCAAATCCAAGTCGGAGCTATCCTTCTTTGTAGAAGTTTATAACGAGCTCAAGGCTTCTGGCAAGTCGTCCGGCTGCCTTATGGCATATTCCGCGCTGACATTTGTATAGGAATCACTTTCCCGCCACCCCCCGCTCCTGTcccttctcatctcttgaCAACAACCACTGCCCCTGCATGGGTCGACTCTGACACGTGCATGCGCTGCCGCTCCGCCTTCACATTTACTAACCGTAAACACCATTGTCGCAACTGCGGTCTCGTATTCGACCAAGCGTGCTCCAGCCACAACATGCCTTTACCCAAATATGGAATCACAGAAGAAGTCCGAGTATGTGATGGCTGCTGGACCAAAGCTGGGAAGAACAAGGTTGATGCTCCTGCTCCCGCTGTCCCCGGTCGTACACCGAGGTCTAGAGCGGACCTTGACGCTGATCTTCAACGAGCAATCGAACTCTCTCTCGCGGAATCTCAGCCTGGTCAGGGCCGTAGCCATAGCCATTTCACCCCTTCCGAGCCTCCGTTGGTGCATGGTACTGTtcaagatgaggacgagcAGATGCGTCTTGCGATTGAGGCTTCCCTTCGTGATATGGAAGCTCGTCCATCAGCTCCGACGGGTCTGGGTGAAGCTCCAGAACCAGAATACAGGCCTCTGCCCACATTCGACCTTTCCCCCAGAGAGAATGAGACTATCTTGACGTTTAGCAACACGATGGATCAGATGGCGGCATACGGTGAGCGagatttgagaagattTCCACATGCACATGTGTTGGCGGGGCAGGCCAATGCGGTGGgggagaggttgaggaggaatgcGGAAGAGAAAAGCACAAAACAACGTAAGAGCCCGTTGCACCTGAGAGAGTTGCGTTAACAATACCTATAGAAATGTTGATGGAGATGCAAGATAAACTATCCCAAGCTGTCAACCTCTACGGTCAAATTCTCGATGGACAACAGGCTTATGCTGCTAAACGAgtgcaagaagaacaaaCAAGGAGGtatcagcagcagcagcaaagtTACTACGCCCAACAGTACCAGCCGCAAGCGCAGCTGTATGGTCAATATCCTCCTAATAGCTACCAGGCGTTCGCGTCCCCTCAACAAGTATAtcaacctcctcaaccGCAGCCCCAAGCCCAAGCTCAACATGCGCCCTCCCTTTATCCCACCATGCCTTATACTACTCCCAACTTCGCTTCTCCTCACCAACAACAGGTTTATCCTCAACAGCCCCATTCCTCACCTTATACCCAATGGCCTCCCGCGCCCTCGCACGTCCAGCCAGGATTAGCAAGACAAGCGTCGGTCGTTGTCCCGCCCGTTTCTTCACCCGTTCCTGCTGGTGTGCAAAGGCAGACTTCTATGACTTATGGTGCACCTATACCTGTGGCCGAGCAATCCCAACgacaacagcaacagcaatACGCCGCTGTTCCTTCGTTCGCATCTGGGGCAGCACCAGTCGACGTACCTTCCGCTCCTCCACCTGTCGATCTGTCCACTCACCCCAGCTCTCCCCAGAAACACTCCTACATCCCTTCCCAGCCCCCAGCCCAGTCCCAATATGAATCTCAACCGCAAGAAATCCCGTCACAGCGAGAAATGCAATATGGTGCGTCGGCTCCGCCACCCGGCTCTGTAGGTTCGTATGTGTCGGAAGGGACGGTAGGAAGCGTCAAGTCGGGGCATGAGGAGCAAGCGACTTTACAGACTCAGCCCCAACCTCAGTCTCAAGCTTCGGCACAAACCCAAGCACAgtctcaacctcatctgCAGGCTCAACCCCAGCAGAACCAATACGCTCCTCAGGCACAACTCTCCGCGGGAGTGTATAACGCAGACTCTTTCCCTCAGCCGTTACCCCCAACCATCTTCCCAGATGCACCGGTAGAAGCACCCAAGGgcttggaaaaggaggagaaggaagagggtttgTTGATCGAACTTTGATTTAATGCAAGAGGAGTGTGACGTTGTCTTCAGAGGTTGTATcatatttttctttttcgtGGTCCCAGCAATGCATCACTTGACGTGTAGGCTCAAATACGTGGAAATGCCCGACTGATCAGACCAGTTGAATGCGGTATATTATTTTACATGAAATGCAGAACCAATTCAACCTATGCTATGATATTATGCTACAGTCCTTATGAAAGGGGCGAACATTCGTATCCACttttggaaagaaaaacatGATGTTATGTTACTGTTATATACACTAATTCTCACAAACGGGCATCGGAAAGTCATACGTTGGATTCATCGTACGAAGCGCGGAAATTTTTACTGACCGTATTTTAATTCGCTACAGTCGTTCCGCTCCTACTTGGCTTCCTCGGGGTGGCGCAATCAGACAAATCACCAGTCACTCTACTCCAACTCGACGGGGGTGGAGGGCTGCGGCCTTCAGTTGCCTCCCCTCTCGCTCTCTCCTTCGACCACTGATTTTGCTTGTCTAGCTTTTCCTGTGCTTGTCGTGCCATCTCTTGCTGCAATTCCACTTTTTCTCGCTCTCCTAAGAGCCCCTTAAATACGCTCGATGGCCTTTTAGACATTGTCGGGGAAGAATTTGCAGTACTGTGCATGCCCAAAGCTGATGCACTCCTGCCCTTTGTCGAATGAGGGTCGTCCTGACGACGATGGGAATGTGGAGGATTAGTATATTGGGCTCCCTGTTGATCACTTGATGCTCGTCTTTGAGGGTTATGTTGCCGCTGTTGGGACGGTATGGCAGACGGTACGGCAGACGGTATGGCAGGGGGTGGCCCAAATCCTCCACCAAATACAGATTGAGTTCCTGTTCCATAGCTATagccccctccccccccgGTTTGGTTTTGCATCTGAGGCATATCGAGATAAGAGTTAAACATATGTCCTTGAAATTGTGGAAATGCTGGATAGCCATATCCCATTGGcatacccatacccataTTCACCATGTTCATGTTCATATTGGGTGGGAACATGTGCATGTGCTGCATGGGGAAAGGGGCGGATTGCGTAGAAGGGTGATTGTTAATCGACATTGATACTGagctttgcctttgccattcttcttcagatgCACGATAAGCGGCCGTAAGATAGTGCATCTGCCATTGATGCTTCTGCCAAGTACTGATGGCAAGTCAGCAGAGACATTTGATCATGACTAATCATGTGCTTACAGAAATGCTTCTGAAGACATATCTTGTTGATTTGGCATCCCCTGCATGCCCATCCGCGCCTGAACAGGAGGATCGTAAGGTGAAAGATGCTGCAGTGCACCATCTGAGCGTCTTCGCTGCCGACTATCGCtattctcttcatcgttCTACGTACACAAATCGTCAGTCATTTAATTTCGATTAGCGTTGCCGGTAGCTTACTTGTTGCCTTTGCCTCTCGTCATGCACTTCTATTACATTTCCATTCACATTACCTTTTGATGTTTCTGGactcatcgtcttccttgGAATGCCTGAAGGCCGCTTTCTCTCAGGACTATCAAACCTAACTTGAGCActgatgggagaaggaagcgaTCCTTTACCGGATGTAGTCATAGAATCTGTGAACGGTGTAGAGAATTTGTCAAAGGGACTAGACGGTGCAGATAAAACGGAATCATGTGGTCGTGGTGTCATCATAGACTGACCAGGTGCAGCTGGCCCGAACTCTATGAGGGGTTTACGTCGCTCCTGAGGACTAGAAGAGCTGATACTTGTATTTGTAACACTGGTGGGAGGAGTTGGCAAGGAAGCCTGTCCATAGGATGGAAACTTTGCAGCAGTAGCCGTGGTAAGAGATGACTTGGAAGACCGATGCTTGATTTTTGCTAAAggctcatcttcattggCATCTTTCTCAGCATGGCGCCGATGTTCATGTGATTTTTGAGCCAAATGGGAATTTGTGATAGGCAATGAGACGATGCGGCTTTGCCGCATGGGTTGTCGGGGACCACCAGGTATTCTTCTAACAGACTGCTGAGACGCCAGCGAGACTGTTCTTGATACTTGCCGTTGATGGGTAGACACACTCGCCCCCCCTTCGGTATCACTTTCACTCTCATCAGTCGCGAGCTTGGACTGAACTGGTCCTGGTTTGATGAAGCTTGAGAAAGGTCGGGGACCGGACTGAGAAATAGAAGCCTCAGTAAAATCGCTGACTGGTGACTTGTGATTATCGGAAGGACTTAGATCCTCAACACTAGTCTTGAGTTTCTCCATGACTGGTTTTTGTAGACCACGGCCGGGCTTTGTGGTGCTTATAGCCGAGGTTGCAACACCAGCCAATCTCTCGGAAAGAGGTGAGCGGATACGCCCCGCCGGTgaaagtggtggtggggagACCGATGTTTGGCGTTTGGGTAGATCTTGAGGGGCATACCAAGAAGTAATGTCTGGGCGATTCAATCTCGTCGGCGATTGGGGCTCATCTCCAGAATTGATAGCAAACACTGGGTCAaagccatcttctccagaCGGCGATGTAACCCACAGCCCTGATAGGTACTTCATCGGCTCTTCGAACAGTGACATCCGCCTTCTTTGAGTACTAGGAGAAGCGGGGCCTTCTGAGCTACTTCCAGGTCCACGTGGTAGCTCTGATAATGGCACAGGGACTTTCGGAGGTGTATCGGGCATCTGATCTGGAGGTAACGGAAGATTAAGACCGAATAATGTAGGCGAAATATCGTGTGAAGCCTGTGGTACGTCGATGTGTTGAGCAGGAGGTGGCGTAGGTTGCTTTGGAGGTGAGATACTAGATTGAACATATGTCGAAAGCTTTGGAATGGATGTCACAGAAGGTTGCTgtgaagtggaaagaggtgggGGGATGGCCACTTTAGTAAGTTCCTCGGTGGTCTGAGAAATAATAGGGGGTGGGAATTCCTGAATCCTTTGCATGACTTgatcagaagaaggggcaCCTGCTGAAAAATATCCATCTGTTAAGAGTTCTTTGTTGTCCGTACTGGGAGGCAAAGCTTCATTGAGGTTGATGACTCCTACATTTGCTGATGGCGTTCGAGCGGGTGCGGTGCTGGTTAATACTTTTGGGTCAAGTGACACGGGAAAACCAGCAGCCAGCGAATTCAGGGAGCTTACAGGACTGCTAAGCAGGTCCTGGTTACTTGCCATGGGACTTCGACTTTTAACCACAAAACCGCTTGACGTTCTGCTGTACGCTTTCGCCTGGAAGGCTAATGGCTCTTGGCTTGAGACTTCCTTTTCACTGGTCTGTTTTTCCAGTTGTTTGAGCATGAGGTTTGATGCTATACCTTCCTGACTGCTCAGACTGAGATCGCGTATGTAGGACAATGACGGAGAGCTCGTCGGTCTGGGAAGAGGCTGCGAAACGATTCGTTTGCCTAGAGGGacgtcctcgtcctcgtctcCAGAGCCACTAACTGGGGTCCCATGTCCCATATCACTCATCGTCGACATCGGACCATTGCTCTGCCTCCGAAGTCCCTTTTTGAATGCAGCCACACTGACTCTATTTGGAGAAACCATATCGTCCACTGAGGTTAGAGAGTGAGTAACACTAGCAGGTCGTGACAGGGGAATCGCGGTTGGCTTGGGAGATGTGTAGGCTACTGGAGAGTTTGGGGCTGTAAACGCAGCTGGTAATTCGATATTGAGTACAGCAACCGACTCCCGTTTAACGTGAGAAAGGTATCCTTCTAGTTGCCCCGCACCCTCTACATCAGACATACCCGAGACATGGCGGAAACCTTTCAACTGGAAAGAGCCGTCCTCAACCGCCAACGGTATTTCCGATGCACGAGATGAAGATCGATGGAAAGGgttggaaaagaaagatgatgagggcCGCCGAAGTTGTTGTGGATGGGGCTGATCAAGATCCACAGAGTTCCTAGAGATGCTAGCCAGGTCGGGCCcagttgatgaagaagggatttTGCCTGGAATGGGAGACTCGGACTGACAATATGTTAGCGCACTGTCAACTTACCCACCTAGCTGAAATACATACCCGATCCAGTTGGAAAGAATCACTCATGACCCGCGAATGTCTATTGGATTTTCCCTTACTCTTCCAAAATCGATGTTTCTTCTCCGCAGACTCTAGGATCTCTACaggatcttcttcccgCTTGCTACCCCCTGACGCTGTCGATACCAGTGGTTGTCTCTGGTCGCTATTTGGATCCGGTGTAATTGCTCTGCTACTCGACGTCACAACCAAACTGCTTTCCAAGGGGTGGATAAAATTGGATATCGAAGCGTTTTGCCTTTCTGAAGGTGAACCGCTGGACGCTAGACCTTCTacatccttcatccagcTCGAATTAgacatctttctctttctatccccttcatcctcaaagttGAGCTTTCCTAGAATACCTCCATCCTGCTTGAGAATCCCGCTAGATGGTCGTATTATTTCGCTGGCCTCGGACCTCCGCTTTTCGATCTTTTTACTACTGTCTGGCACCGAGTTGCTGCCACCAGCTAGGGAGCCATTGCCAGGTGGCGACAAAGAcagctgagaagaaggaccaTCGGTATGAGCCGTTGGCGCATTAATGAcggagggagatgaagttgGCCCTAATGATGTGGGAAAATCTCCATATTTCGGGCCTCCAAGCACTTCATCGTTCTCTCCTTTCGTCTTCCGCTTCCCTTTTTTGTTCGAGCTGCCGTTCAAACTCCCCTCACcatgcttctttttccatggTTTCTTTGGTATTCGTGAACCCATGGACCCAATGGAGGTTGAATCAGGTGCAATCGCAGGAGTGCTGAGCGTCGAAGATGGTACGGGTTGAGATGCCAAtggagaggacgaagaaagATGCTGGGTTTGTGCTGCTAAGGATGATCTTCGTCGTATGCGTGTTAGGATACCCATTCTGCAAGACACACCCAGTCCGAATAAAGCAAGTATTCGTCGCTAGAAGGAATAATAGTGTCAGTTCATATGCCAACTATTGATCCAAAGGCTAAAAATGGGATGAAGGGTCAAATGGGATGACAGCGCTTAGACCTCAAAAAACGATCAGGGAGCGTCTAATTGATCCCAATGATCAGAAAAGTAAGTGAGGAGAGGTGTGGGATGTGGAAGGATGTGTGAAAGTACCTTGTAAAGACAGATACTGAGGCAAAAGCTATATGTCTGGGTACGAGACAAGGGGGGAGAATGGTGGCAATCTATTGATGAATTCGGAGGGTAATAGGGTTGAACTAGATACTGCAGCACCGACTCACTTCTCGAAGGAGACAGTAGTAGCAGGGTCAAATATCGCTCACAAATAAGAATGACTTCCTCAGGCCGAGTGGTTCAGCGCCCGTGCACCAGTGTAGGATTGCAGAAAGTGTGAATGAGCCTTGATGGCGGCCAGGAGccttcctttgcccttctttcccgcTTGAACTGTTCAAGGGCGAAAACTCATGCCAGTGGTATAGTTAGGACGAGGAAAGTGAACAATCAGCCAGGATATAAAGCTTTCTTTCTGTTCGTCTGGCGAAACAGCAGCATGTTTCCCAGTTTCACAGAAAAGTCGTCCCGAAAGTCAACCAGGACAGCCAGGCACAGAACTCGGCAACGAAATGACGACAGAGAATATGTAATACTGCGGTGACATCATATACTGAATTTCGAATATCAGGATAGGCGACATAGCTCAGTTGGGAGAGCGCACGACTGAAGTTCCGTAACTCGAGATTTCAATCGTGCGGTCCCTGGTTCGATCCCGGGTGGCGCCATTTTTTCCCATTTTGTCTTGCCTTTTTATAGCATACCACTTCACAGATCTGCGCAGTATATCTCGCTCCATTGTTTGCTCAAGGTCTTGTGCCATTACGGGCATGCATGTACAAATGCTGTTCACCAGCTCTGTTTTTGATCAACAAAAGTGGCCTCTAATTCTAAAATTTCAAAGTCCATGTTATCGTCGCCATCAACCATTATTgtatcttcctcaaaatgCTGGATACGGAGCACGACGGCGGCCTCCTTTGATTGGTTGTGGTATGGTACTACTCTCGGCTTGGGCGACTCTTCCAATGGCCATGATTcaatgggaagaagatcgtcatcctcttgATCGTCGTCCACACCGTCGTCCATGATAAACACGACATCGacatcttcgtcctcatcctcctgcTGCTCCGCGAAACTCTCCGTGTTTTCTGGACGCATTAAGGACCACTCCTCCTGATCGTCCACAAGCACTTCATAGCTCAAGTTGTTCTCCAAGGCGTTCTCGATGAACGATTCATCCCTTGAAGTATCACTTGCTGCGTTGGAATTAGCCCGAGAGGTTAAGAACAGTTGAGCATCAGAGATTGGCAGAGGCTGATGGGCATCATCTGTCGGATATTGAAACTAAGGTAGGATCAGTTCATGCGCAAAGATGTTGCAGTGGAAACTTGATCAACCTTTGTTCCGGCAGCACTCAGTCTTCCCCCTCGATTCCTCCTCATTTCAAAGTCACTACGACAGATGAGTCCTATCGCGTCTCCTATGATTCTGCTGATCTTTCTTTCGTCACGTCTCATCCCGCGGTTATCCGATGCGTCCATTGAAGCTTTGAGTTGTTCCATATATCTTTCTTTCCGCCTGTTTATGCCTATTATagcttcatcctcgtcctctggAGatcctttctcctttggGATACGGTCGAGCTGATCCCTGTCCTGTTTTGCCTGTTTCAATCGtttctgtcttctttgCGATGCCTCCAGTTTGCGATCCTTTCTAGCTGGAAGGTTGACTGTCTGATCCAAtttgagggagaggaactcttgctgctgccacGTCACCTTTTTCATAATTTCTCCGATTTTCTGATGCAGGGGTGTATCGTATGCTGTAGAAAGCCATGCAAACTGAGAAACTGATGATATTAGCTGTGAAGGTAAGATATATTTGGGAAGCGCCTAAGGAAGACAGTTCAAGTCAGCATCCAAATTAATCCCAGTAGACTCAGTTTACCTCAGTGAATCTTCCAtcgaagatgagaggaaaGCGTCTAACATAGTAGTAAGCTATGGATTCAGGTGAGAGTAAAATGAGATACCGTAAGAAGTGTCTTAGTAGGAGTTTCTGGCACGCATTTCCGATTAGGTGGTCTAACCAATTGCAAACTGGTCGGTCTTCCGGTAGTAACTTTATTtgcccatcatcttcgtcatttgATCCTGTCTGATCTGGTACTGCCGAACCATGATCATCGAGAATCATCAGATCATCGATGATATCCTCTTGGGCTTGCCCATCCTCATACTCAGCGTCCTCAACAGGACGTTTCAATGCGCCACCGGTTCGTGTCATCGTCCATGAGCAATGTATATCGAAACGCTTAAGATAGCATATTGGATGTCCGGTAGGGATCATatgggtgaggaggagattgtTGCTTGGGGTGGATGCCAAAGGAGTGAGTAAGAAAGTCGAGCGGTCAAGCCGTGATTGCGCTATTGGTGCCATGGTTGATAACGACAGCGACTGAGCATTCTGCATCCATTGTTGGTCAGGACCGAGCCTTGGTATCTGCACCCACCAATCTAAAAGATTCAGTGACACCTCTCATCACTCTCGAGGATGGGTTTTCACATTCTATTCCACAATCTGACAAGGACTCTTCGTCCACGGTCAAACCCACTTCAACTTTCCCGCCCATTGGTACTATTGTCTCTACACAGTGTCCAATATTGTAACTATTAATCAATGGGGAGACAATACAATCAGGTACCAAAAAGTGAGGCGTTATACGGAAgcgaatggaaggaagCCGGGGCTCTGGAggtagagaagatgaggtgagGAGAATGGCCCGGAGAGTAAGGGGTGTGTTTGGGGTGGGAGAGTTCATGGCAAAGTTTCAACCGGGGCCATTCAGAAGGGGAATGGTGAAAAGTCTGTAGGACGGTAGAGGTTCGTCAgtggcgaggaagaaggaatcCTTTCTTACGGTTCCATTAATGCACTTACTATTTTATGCCGCGCGGCCGGCGTGCAGTATTTcgttcatcttccaacttctcATCGAGCGGGTCGGTGACGTAGTTACATTAGACAAATAAAAAGTCACGCGCGAGTTTTTATTAGCGGGTCCAGTTGTTGAATTAGCGGAAGCATGCTGGGATTACGAGTACTGTATTTCCTTGTTAGGACCATCGCCTGTCAGGTCTACGCACGGCATCGGCGGGATGATAAACAGTTTCCTCATGCTGTCCGTTTGCTGTTATGATTTCGTCGGCCCTTCGTTCTTCGCATCGTCTTTTCCCTCGCAGCACCCCTGCAGACACTGATATattttcttcatccttcatcctaCGACTTTGGAACTTCTCTACATCCTTTTCATTCACTTTACTGTCCGCTCAGCTCGCCTTGTTGCCACCCGCCGTGGATAAAAGGCGAGGTTGTCATTGGCAGCCAGCAAAACGGCAACCCACGTTCAGTGATAATAACAGACATGTCTTTCACTCTGGATGTCCCTCCAAACCGCAGCATCAGGGAGAAATTAGAATGGGAGTTACGGGACCTAAGAAATTTCATGTTATATCTTGAGTATGGGATACCCTTTCCGCAGTCATCAGAGCCATCTCGCGAACCCTCTAATCGCAGTAACAATGATAATTTCAATGAGGATAACTCTTACCAAATTCCATCTTATGAGCGAATAGCGTCTATGGGGGTATTTGAGCTGGCAATGTATGCAGCTAGATATTTCTTACCAAAAGGTAGGCCTATTCTACAACTCACAAAGTATTCGCATTCTAACTGAGTTGTGTGCTATATAATGTCCACACCATTGTgcaacttcttcagcaTCCAGTTCCCCTGCCAACGAGAAAGCGAAACAGGACCTATACCTCCAGATATGGTGCCGcgatgagcttgagaaCCTTGTGGATCTCACTACTCCAGCTCGTATTTTCCTGGGAATCACCTATTGCAATTCCAATCCTGGTCATCGATATGCTCAAACCAGATACGTTTGGTCAGAAACCCTGAAGCACAACTTCCACAATGACTCGGTCATGCACTTTGTTCTACCTCTACTTTCGATGTTGCTCG
This region includes:
- a CDS encoding vacuolar protein sorting-associated protein 27: MSWLWGSATNPQFEELAEKACSPLNLPYPQSEDIATALEAADMIRSKAVQPKIAMQSLKRRIASKNGRVQMYAIGLTDTCIKNGGDHFLLEVASKEFVDELSALIKATMTSPEVKQMLIKYFQQWAIAFKSKSELSFFVEVYNELKASGITFPPPPAPVPSHLLTTTTAPAWVDSDTCMRCRSAFTFTNRKHHCRNCGLVFDQACSSHNMPLPKYGITEEVRVCDGCWTKAGKNKVDAPAPAVPGRTPRSRADLDADLQRAIELSLAESQPGQGRSHSHFTPSEPPLVHGTVQDEDEQMRLAIEASLRDMEARPSAPTGLGEAPEPEYRPLPTFDLSPRENETILTFSNTMDQMAAYGERDLRRFPHAHVLAGQANAVGERLRRNAEEKSTKQQMLMEMQDKLSQAVNLYGQILDGQQAYAAKRVQEEQTRRYQQQQQSYYAQQYQPQAQLYGQYPPNSYQAFASPQQVYQPPQPQPQAQAQHAPSLYPTMPYTTPNFASPHQQQVYPQQPHSSPYTQWPPAPSHVQPGLARQASVVVPPVSSPVPAGVQRQTSMTYGAPIPVAEQSQRQQQQQYAAVPSFASGAAPVDVPSAPPPVDLSTHPSSPQKHSYIPSQPPAQSQYESQPQEIPSQREMQYGASAPPPGSVGSYVSEGTVGSVKSGHEEQATLQTQPQPQSQASAQTQAQSQPHLQAQPQQNQYAPQAQLSAGVYNADSFPQPLPPTIFPDAPVEAPKGLEKEEKEEGLLIEL